Proteins encoded together in one Vitis vinifera cultivar Pinot Noir 40024 chromosome 4, ASM3070453v1 window:
- the LOC100262887 gene encoding chromatin modification-related protein EAF7 isoform X1, with amino-acid sequence MVGGGSRRDEGSMVINNNNVFAVLESLRKKKKSDKERGSSKSKGSSKAQEKDPEPQVFWAPARLTVKSWADVDDDDDYYATTAPPQSVWGTSEQSQTMEKPTQVEESESEEDILDEVDDDLEEEHDHEPEVPVQPEPVVKKPVESSLVSKETERQLTKKERKKKELAELEALLADFGVSQKESNGQVESHGVSQEKKEEDKKGELNGDGEKKDNAPTESKNAKKKKKRDKLSSKEVKESHDLPDSSDAANGLEEAAAGEQVEEETPAVDMKERLKKMASGKKKKSTKEMDGAARAAASEAAARSARLAAAKKKEKNHYNQQPVR; translated from the exons ATGGTGGGCGGTGGTAGCAGGAGAGACGAGGGTTCGATGGTGATCAACAACAACAACGTTTTTGCGGTGCTTGAGAgcctaaggaagaagaagaagtccGATAAGGAACGTGGAAGTTCGAAGAGTAAAGGCTCGTCCAAGGCCCAAGAAAAGGATCCGGAGCCGCAGGTGTTTTGGGCACCTGCGCGTTTGACAGTGAAATCGTGGGCAGACGTTGATGATGACGATGATTATTACGCCACTACTGCACCTCCCCAGTCCGTTTGGGGTACTTCGGAGCAGTCACAGACTATGGAGAAACCGACCCAGGTTGAG GAGTCTGAAAGTGAAGAAGATATTCTTGAtgaagttgatgatgatttagaaGAAGAGCATGACCATGAACCAGAGGTTCCTGTGCAACCAGAGCCAGTGGTGAAGAAGCCTGTTGAATCTTCTTTGGTGtcaaaagaaacagaaagacAACTCACAAAgaaggaaaggaagaaaaaggagCTTGCAGAGCTTGAGGCCCTTCTGGCTGATTTTGGAGTTTCCCAGAAAGAAAGCAATGGCCAAGTTGAGTCACATG GTGTTTCACAAGAGAAGAAAGAGGAGGATAAGAAGGGGGAGCTTAATGGTGATGGAGAAAAGAAGGACAATGCTCCTACAGAGTCCAAGAATgctaagaagaagaaaaagagggaTAAATTGTCTTCGAAGGAGGTGAAAGAATCCCATGATCTGCCTGATAGCTCAGATGCTGCCAATGGGCTGGAGGAAGCTGCTGCAGGTGAGCAAGTTGAAGAGGAGACACCTGCTGTGGATATGAAAGAGCGGCTAAAGAAGATGGCTTctgggaagaagaagaaatcaaCTAAAGAGATGGATGGTGCTGCTAGAGCTGCTGCTTCAGAGGCTGCTGCAAGGAGTGCAAGGCTTGCTGCAgcaaagaagaaagagaagaaccATTACAACCAGCAGCCAGTCCGGTAA
- the LOC100262887 gene encoding chromatin modification-related protein EAF7 isoform X2 — protein sequence MVGGGSRRDEGSMVINNNNVFAVLESLRKKKKSDKERGSSKSKGSSKAQEKDPEPQVFWAPARLTVKSWADVDDDDDYYATTAPPQSVWGTSEQSQTMEKPTQESESEEDILDEVDDDLEEEHDHEPEVPVQPEPVVKKPVESSLVSKETERQLTKKERKKKELAELEALLADFGVSQKESNGQVESHGVSQEKKEEDKKGELNGDGEKKDNAPTESKNAKKKKKRDKLSSKEVKESHDLPDSSDAANGLEEAAAGEQVEEETPAVDMKERLKKMASGKKKKSTKEMDGAARAAASEAAARSARLAAAKKKEKNHYNQQPVR from the exons ATGGTGGGCGGTGGTAGCAGGAGAGACGAGGGTTCGATGGTGATCAACAACAACAACGTTTTTGCGGTGCTTGAGAgcctaaggaagaagaagaagtccGATAAGGAACGTGGAAGTTCGAAGAGTAAAGGCTCGTCCAAGGCCCAAGAAAAGGATCCGGAGCCGCAGGTGTTTTGGGCACCTGCGCGTTTGACAGTGAAATCGTGGGCAGACGTTGATGATGACGATGATTATTACGCCACTACTGCACCTCCCCAGTCCGTTTGGGGTACTTCGGAGCAGTCACAGACTATGGAGAAACCGACCCAG GAGTCTGAAAGTGAAGAAGATATTCTTGAtgaagttgatgatgatttagaaGAAGAGCATGACCATGAACCAGAGGTTCCTGTGCAACCAGAGCCAGTGGTGAAGAAGCCTGTTGAATCTTCTTTGGTGtcaaaagaaacagaaagacAACTCACAAAgaaggaaaggaagaaaaaggagCTTGCAGAGCTTGAGGCCCTTCTGGCTGATTTTGGAGTTTCCCAGAAAGAAAGCAATGGCCAAGTTGAGTCACATG GTGTTTCACAAGAGAAGAAAGAGGAGGATAAGAAGGGGGAGCTTAATGGTGATGGAGAAAAGAAGGACAATGCTCCTACAGAGTCCAAGAATgctaagaagaagaaaaagagggaTAAATTGTCTTCGAAGGAGGTGAAAGAATCCCATGATCTGCCTGATAGCTCAGATGCTGCCAATGGGCTGGAGGAAGCTGCTGCAGGTGAGCAAGTTGAAGAGGAGACACCTGCTGTGGATATGAAAGAGCGGCTAAAGAAGATGGCTTctgggaagaagaagaaatcaaCTAAAGAGATGGATGGTGCTGCTAGAGCTGCTGCTTCAGAGGCTGCTGCAAGGAGTGCAAGGCTTGCTGCAgcaaagaagaaagagaagaaccATTACAACCAGCAGCCAGTCCGGTAA
- the LOC100257761 gene encoding syntaxin-32 isoform X1 gives MPVKLQQSSFRDRTPEFLNVAERLKKSFSSTQNGANSASKAEEQRFAVAMQSEFNKRASKIGFGIHQTSQKLSKLAKLAKRTSVFDDPTMEIQELTAVIKQDITALNSAVVDLQLLSNSRNESGNISSDTTSHSTTVVDDLKNRLMSATKEFKEVLTMRTENLKVHENRRQLFSTASKDSTNPFVRQRPLATRSAASASASPPPWANGSPSSSQLFPRKQIDGESQPLIQQQQQQQQQQQQQLVPLQDSYMQSRAEALQNVESTIHELSSIFNQLATLVSQQGELAIRIDENMDDTLANVEGAQGALLKYLHSISSNRWLMIKIFFVLIFFLMVFLFFVA, from the exons ATGCCTGTGAAACTGCAGCAATCATCATTTCGAGATCGGACGCCAGAGTTTCTTAATGTGGCGGAGAGGCTGAAGAAGTCATTCTCGTCAACTCAGAATGGGGCAAATAGTGCTTCAAAAGCAGAGGAACAGCGCTTTGCAGTTGCAATGCAGTCAGAGTTTAACAAAAGAGCTTCAAAGATTGGGTTTGGAATACATCAAACATCGCAGAAGCTTTCAAAGCTTGCAAAAT TGGCTAAAAGGACTTCAGTTTTTGATGATCCCACCATGGAAATCCAAGAGCTGACTGCAGTTATAAAGCAGGATATTACTGCTCTGAACTCAGCAGTAGTAGATCTTCAGCTTCTCAGCAACTCCAGAAATGAAAGTGGGAATATCTCCAGTGACACCACCAGTCATTCGACCACAGTTGTTGATGACCTGAAAAACCGCTTGATGAGCGCCACAAAGGAGTTCAAAGAAGTTCTCACTATGCGAACAGAG AACTTGAAGGTTCATGAGAACAGAAGACAGTTGTTTTCCACTGCTTCAAAAGATTCTACAAATCCTTTTGTTCGTCAACGTCCATTGGCTACCAGGTCTGCTGCTAGTGCCTCAGCAAGCCCTCCTCCATGGGCTAATGGATCCCCATCTTCATCCCAGTTATTTCCCAG gAAGCAGATTGATGGAGAGAGTCAGCCACTGatacagcagcagcagcagcagcagcaacagcaaCAACAGCAGTTGGTTCCATTACAAGACAGTTACATGCAGAGCAGAGCGGAAGCTCTTCAAAATGTGGAGTCTACAATTCATGAGTTGAGCAGCATCTTCAACCAGCTGGCAACACTGGTTTCTCAGCAAGGCGAACTTGCTATCAG AATCGATGAGAACATGGATGACACGCTGGCGAACGTGGAAGGGGCGCAAGGGGCTTTGCTCAAGTATCTCCACAGCATATCATCTAATAGGTGGTTGATGATCAAAATATTCTTTGTATTGATTTTTTTCCTCAtggttttcctattttttgtgGCATAA
- the LOC100257761 gene encoding syntaxin-32 isoform X2, protein MEMHMQKLSKLAKLAKRTSVFDDPTMEIQELTAVIKQDITALNSAVVDLQLLSNSRNESGNISSDTTSHSTTVVDDLKNRLMSATKEFKEVLTMRTENLKVHENRRQLFSTASKDSTNPFVRQRPLATRSAASASASPPPWANGSPSSSQLFPRKQIDGESQPLIQQQQQQQQQQQQQLVPLQDSYMQSRAEALQNVESTIHELSSIFNQLATLVSQQGELAIRIDENMDDTLANVEGAQGALLKYLHSISSNRWLMIKIFFVLIFFLMVFLFFVA, encoded by the exons ATGGAAATGCACATGCAGAAGCTTTCAAAGCTTGCAAAAT TGGCTAAAAGGACTTCAGTTTTTGATGATCCCACCATGGAAATCCAAGAGCTGACTGCAGTTATAAAGCAGGATATTACTGCTCTGAACTCAGCAGTAGTAGATCTTCAGCTTCTCAGCAACTCCAGAAATGAAAGTGGGAATATCTCCAGTGACACCACCAGTCATTCGACCACAGTTGTTGATGACCTGAAAAACCGCTTGATGAGCGCCACAAAGGAGTTCAAAGAAGTTCTCACTATGCGAACAGAG AACTTGAAGGTTCATGAGAACAGAAGACAGTTGTTTTCCACTGCTTCAAAAGATTCTACAAATCCTTTTGTTCGTCAACGTCCATTGGCTACCAGGTCTGCTGCTAGTGCCTCAGCAAGCCCTCCTCCATGGGCTAATGGATCCCCATCTTCATCCCAGTTATTTCCCAG gAAGCAGATTGATGGAGAGAGTCAGCCACTGatacagcagcagcagcagcagcagcaacagcaaCAACAGCAGTTGGTTCCATTACAAGACAGTTACATGCAGAGCAGAGCGGAAGCTCTTCAAAATGTGGAGTCTACAATTCATGAGTTGAGCAGCATCTTCAACCAGCTGGCAACACTGGTTTCTCAGCAAGGCGAACTTGCTATCAG AATCGATGAGAACATGGATGACACGCTGGCGAACGTGGAAGGGGCGCAAGGGGCTTTGCTCAAGTATCTCCACAGCATATCATCTAATAGGTGGTTGATGATCAAAATATTCTTTGTATTGATTTTTTTCCTCAtggttttcctattttttgtgGCATAA